One stretch of Deinococcus hopiensis KR-140 DNA includes these proteins:
- a CDS encoding LacI family DNA-binding transcriptional regulator — MSSTRKPATLEDVARLAGVSHITVSRVVNNYAHISLKTREKVEAAIRELGYVPNRLAQGLARHRTHTIGFATNDISLHAPSQLASGIERAAREHGYSLIVSIVHDYGLPAVEGAVRALRERHVDGVLVNASLNSRDMLSLLEGCGDVPCVFLDAPAGVEVHAALLDQYAGAQLGAEHLLNLGHTRIALVCEPQPAEAEHSRSQGWLDALAARGLKPVATAHGDWSARSGYEAATTLLGSGTEFTGLLIANDQMAVGVLRALWERGLNVPRDVSVVGFDDTAESAMLIPPLTTIRQDFPNLGQRAFHHLVQLLEGKAPPQPTMTTPELIERSSTAPPYSQMVQFQDLMNAVRQLSEQLRTSPSPKT; from the coding sequence ATGAGCAGTACGCGCAAACCTGCCACCCTGGAAGACGTGGCCCGCCTGGCGGGCGTGTCGCACATCACCGTGTCGCGGGTGGTCAACAACTACGCGCATATTTCCCTCAAGACCCGCGAGAAGGTGGAGGCGGCCATTCGGGAGCTCGGCTACGTGCCGAACCGTTTGGCGCAGGGGCTGGCCCGTCACCGCACGCACACCATCGGCTTTGCCACCAACGACATCTCGCTGCACGCGCCGTCGCAGCTCGCCTCAGGTATCGAGCGGGCGGCGCGCGAGCACGGCTACAGCCTGATCGTCTCCATCGTTCATGATTACGGCCTGCCCGCCGTGGAGGGCGCGGTCCGGGCGCTGAGGGAGCGGCACGTGGACGGCGTCCTGGTCAACGCCTCCCTCAACAGCCGTGACATGCTGAGCCTGCTGGAGGGCTGCGGCGATGTGCCCTGCGTCTTTCTGGACGCTCCGGCAGGCGTGGAGGTTCACGCCGCCCTGCTTGACCAGTACGCGGGGGCGCAGCTGGGTGCGGAGCACCTCCTGAACCTGGGGCACACGCGCATCGCCCTGGTCTGCGAGCCGCAGCCGGCTGAGGCCGAGCACTCGCGCAGTCAGGGCTGGCTCGACGCCCTCGCGGCGCGGGGTCTGAAGCCCGTCGCCACCGCCCATGGCGACTGGAGCGCCCGCAGTGGCTATGAGGCAGCCACCACCCTGTTGGGGTCGGGCACGGAATTTACCGGCCTCCTGATCGCCAACGACCAGATGGCCGTGGGGGTCCTGCGCGCCCTATGGGAGCGGGGCCTGAACGTGCCGCGCGACGTGTCCGTGGTCGGTTTCGACGACACCGCCGAGAGCGCGATGCTGATTCCACCGCTGACCACCATCCGGCAGGACTTCCCCAACCTCGGGCAGCGCGCCTTTCACCACCTCGTGCAGCTGCTGGAAGGCAAAGCTCCTCCCCAGCCGACCATGACGACGCCCGAGCTGATCGAGCGCAGTAGCACGGCGCCGCCGTACAGCCAGATGGTCCAGTTCCAGGACCTGATGAACGCCGTTCGCCAGCTCAGCGAGCAGTTGAGGACCTCGCCTTCCCCCAAAACGTAG